GATCTTGATGACAGATGCAGTGCCCACACGATGCAGTGCCACAATAGAATCCCCATTATGGCAGAGACCCTTGGCCTTGGCATGTTGCATGGCGAACTCTATGGCTTCTTCAGTTGTTTCAGCATGAGAAGCTCTAGCAGACGCTGCACTCAATACTGGAACCAATCCACGGAATATCAGGCTGTGTCTCGCAGGGGCCTCGTCACTGCATGCCCAGTCAAAAGTATCAGTCTTGAGTTCAGGAACAACTACAGAAAGAATTGGCATGCCTGGCCTGTATTTAGCCACCAATTTTGCAGTACTCCCTCCTCTAGTTAAAACCAATATAAGAACCGCTTTAGCCGAGTTGGCTGTTCTAACAGCAGAAGAAGCTAAACTCTCCAATGGGCTCATGGGTACCGGTGAGTGTTCCATAATCCTTTTAAAAACATCTCCATAGTCAAGTGTGCTCTCTGCTTCAATGCATATTTTAGCCATAGTTCGAACAGCAAGTTCTGGATAAGCTCCAGCAGCTGTTTCGCCACTGAGCATCACACAGTCTGTGCCATCCAGAACTGCATTGGCAACATCAGTAGCTTCAGCCCGAGTTGGCCTGGGAGATTTGATCATCGACTCCAACATCTGGGTTGCTGTAACAACAGGTTTTCCTTGGATATTGCACTTATAAATCATCACTTTCTGTGCGAGAAATATCTTCTCTATTGGAATTTCCATTCCAAGGTCGCCACGAGCCACCATAAATGCATCTGAATTTGCAAGGATTTCATCAAAGTTCGCAACCCCTTCTTGGTTTTCAACCTGTCATATACATTTGAAGTAATGGACAGAATAAGTGACCAGAAACaagtaaataaagataaatgatAGTAACacactattttaaaaaatactctttattatataattgagagACATGGACGtgagagcctataaataaaggagTCTGGACccattaaataaaaagtgagaGCGCATCATTTACTAGGACCCACATTGATTTCATTCAATAGTTGCATGCTGAAAAGGAATGAATTAGATAGAGTGTTGTTATCATTCCTTTTAAATGTAACACTATATTAGAGATAGCAAGTAGTTAGAAGCTCATAAGGCAGTTTAGTTTCTTTAAAGAACACAACAAATTCGACAGATGATATTCTATATCATACATTAG
This genomic stretch from Vigna radiata var. radiata cultivar VC1973A chromosome 7, Vradiata_ver6, whole genome shotgun sequence harbors:
- the LOC106768737 gene encoding pyruvate kinase, cytosolic isozyme — its product is MATTVQAEKRPKTKIVCTLGPASRSVPMVEKLLRAGMNVARFNFSHGSHEYHQETLDNLRAAMENTGILCAVMLDTKGPEIRTGFLKDGKPIQLKQGNEITISTDYSIKGDEKMICMSYKKLAEDVKPGMVILCADGTISFTVLSCDKKLGLVQCRCENSATLGERKNVNLPGVIVDLPTLTEKDKEDILAWGVPNKIDMIALSFVRKGSDLVEVRKVLGKHAKNIMLMSKVENQEGVANFDEILANSDAFMVARGDLGMEIPIEKIFLAQKVMIYKCNIQGKPVVTATQMLESMIKSPRPTRAEATDVANAVLDGTDCVMLSGETAAGAYPELAVRTMAKICIEAESTLDYGDVFKRIMEHSPVPMSPLESLASSAVRTANSAKAVLILVLTRGGSTAKLVAKYRPGMPILSVVVPELKTDTFDWACSDEAPARHSLIFRGLVPVLSAASARASHAETTEEAIEFAMQHAKAKGLCHNGDSIVALHRVGTASVIKILTVK